A single genomic interval of Tursiops truncatus isolate mTurTru1 chromosome 16, mTurTru1.mat.Y, whole genome shotgun sequence harbors:
- the CWF19L1 gene encoding CWF19-like protein 1 isoform X1, translating into MAEKPLRLLACGDVEGKFDVLFNRVRTIQKKSGNFDLLLCVGNFFGSTPDAEWEEYKTGIKKAPIQTYVLGANNQETVKYFQDVDGCELAENITYLGRKGVFTGSSGLQIVYLSGTESLNEPVPGYSFSPKDVISLRTTLWSTSQFKGVDILLTSPWPKYVGNFGNSSGEVDTKKCGSDLISSLATGLKPRYHFAALEKTYYERLPYRNHIILQENAQHATRFIALANVGNPEKKKYLYAFSIVPMKLMDVAELVKQPPDVTENPYRKFVKQASIGKQIPAPEEDSACQFFFDLNEKQGRKRSSTGRDSKSSPHPKQPRKLPQPPGPCWFCLASPEVEKHLVVSIGTHCYLALAKGGLSDDHVLILPIGHYQSVVELSAEVVEEVEQYKATLRRFFKSQGKRCILFERNYKSHHLQLQVIPVPLSRCATDDIKDAFITQAQEQQIELLEIPEHSDIKQIAQPGAAYFYVELDTGEKLFHRIKKNFPLQFGREVLASEAILNIPDKSDWRQCQISKEEEETLARHFRKDFEPFDFTLDD; encoded by the exons ATGGCTGAGAAACCGCTGCGCCT CTTGGCATGTGGAGATGTTGAAGGAAAGTTTGATGTTTTATTCAATAGAGTTCGAACAATTCAGAAGAAAAGTGGAAACTTTGAT CTGCTGTTGTGTGTAGGAAATTTCTTTGGCTCCACTCCAGATGCTGAATGGGAGGAATATAAAACTGGCATCAAGAAAG CTCCTATTCAGACATACGTGCTGGGTGCCAATAACCAGGAAACAGTAAAATATTTCCAAGATGTTGATGGGTGTGAATTAGCTGAAAACATTACTTATCTGG GTCGTAAAGGTGTCTTCACTGGAAGCTCGGGGCTGCAGATTGTGTACCTCAGTGGGACAGAGTCCTTAAATGAACCTGTCCCAGGTTACAGTTTTAGTCCCAAGGATGTGATTTCCCTGAGAACAACGCTGTGGTCAACATCCCAGTTTAAGGGTGTTGATATCTTGCTCACATCCCCATGGCCCAAGTATGTGGGGAACTTTGGGAATTCTTCT GGAGAAGTGGATACCAAAAAATGTGGCTCTGATTTGATCTCCAGTCTTGCCACAGGCTTGAAACCAAGATATCATTTTGCTGCATTGGAAAAGACTTACTATGAGAGGCTTCCATATCG AAACCACATCATTCTGCAGGAAAATGCACAGCACGCCACCAGGTTCATAGCTCTGGCAAATGttggaaatccagaaaagaaaaag TATCTTTATGCATTCAGTATTGTTCCTATGAAACTAATGGATGTAGCAGAACTGGTAAAACAGCCTCCAGATGTCACTGAAAACCCTTACAGAAAGTTTGTGAAGCAAGCATCCATAGGAAAGCAGATTCCTGCCCCTGAG GAAGATTCAGCCTGtcagtttttctttgatttaaatgAAAAGCAGGGAAGGAAGCGTTCATCTACAGGCAGAGATAGCAAGTCTTCTCCTCACCCAAAGCAGCCTCGCAAACTTC CTCAGCCTCCAGGACCCTGCTGGTTTTGCCTTGCCAGCCCTGAAGTGGAAAAGCATTTGGTGGTCAGCATTGGCACACAT TGCTACCTTGCCCTGGCCAAAGGAGGCTTATCTGATGACCATGTCCTCATCCTGCCCATTGGACACTACCAGTCAGTGGTGGAGCTTTCAGCAGAGGTGGTGGAAGAGGTTGAGCAGTATAAGGCAACATTGAGGCGCTTCTTTAAGAGTCAAGGCAAACGATGTATTCTATTTGAGAGAAATTATAAGAGCCATCACCTCCAGCTACAG GTCATTCCTGTGCCCCTCAGCCGCTGCGCTACTGATGACATTAAAGATGCCTTCATTACTCAGGCACAGGAGCAACAAATAGAGCTGTTGGAAATCCCAGAGCACTCAGACATCAAGCAG ATTGCACAGCCAGGAGCAGCATATTTTTATGTTGAACTTGACACAGGAGAGAAACTTTTCCacagaattaaaaagaattttcctttgcagtttggaag GGAGGTCCTGGCTAGTGAAGCTATCCTTAATATTCCTGACAAGTCTGACTGGAGGCAGTGTCAGATCagcaaggaagaggaggagacccTGGCTCGTCACTTCCGGAAAGACTTTGAGCCCTTTGACTTCACTCTGGATGACTGA
- the CWF19L1 gene encoding CWF19-like protein 1 isoform X2, whose protein sequence is MAQGEVDTKKCGSDLISSLATGLKPRYHFAALEKTYYERLPYRNHIILQENAQHATRFIALANVGNPEKKKYLYAFSIVPMKLMDVAELVKQPPDVTENPYRKFVKQASIGKQIPAPEEDSACQFFFDLNEKQGRKRSSTGRDSKSSPHPKQPRKLPQPPGPCWFCLASPEVEKHLVVSIGTHCYLALAKGGLSDDHVLILPIGHYQSVVELSAEVVEEVEQYKATLRRFFKSQGKRCILFERNYKSHHLQLQVIPVPLSRCATDDIKDAFITQAQEQQIELLEIPEHSDIKQIAQPGAAYFYVELDTGEKLFHRIKKNFPLQFGREVLASEAILNIPDKSDWRQCQISKEEEETLARHFRKDFEPFDFTLDD, encoded by the exons ATGGCCCAA GGAGAAGTGGATACCAAAAAATGTGGCTCTGATTTGATCTCCAGTCTTGCCACAGGCTTGAAACCAAGATATCATTTTGCTGCATTGGAAAAGACTTACTATGAGAGGCTTCCATATCG AAACCACATCATTCTGCAGGAAAATGCACAGCACGCCACCAGGTTCATAGCTCTGGCAAATGttggaaatccagaaaagaaaaag TATCTTTATGCATTCAGTATTGTTCCTATGAAACTAATGGATGTAGCAGAACTGGTAAAACAGCCTCCAGATGTCACTGAAAACCCTTACAGAAAGTTTGTGAAGCAAGCATCCATAGGAAAGCAGATTCCTGCCCCTGAG GAAGATTCAGCCTGtcagtttttctttgatttaaatgAAAAGCAGGGAAGGAAGCGTTCATCTACAGGCAGAGATAGCAAGTCTTCTCCTCACCCAAAGCAGCCTCGCAAACTTC CTCAGCCTCCAGGACCCTGCTGGTTTTGCCTTGCCAGCCCTGAAGTGGAAAAGCATTTGGTGGTCAGCATTGGCACACAT TGCTACCTTGCCCTGGCCAAAGGAGGCTTATCTGATGACCATGTCCTCATCCTGCCCATTGGACACTACCAGTCAGTGGTGGAGCTTTCAGCAGAGGTGGTGGAAGAGGTTGAGCAGTATAAGGCAACATTGAGGCGCTTCTTTAAGAGTCAAGGCAAACGATGTATTCTATTTGAGAGAAATTATAAGAGCCATCACCTCCAGCTACAG GTCATTCCTGTGCCCCTCAGCCGCTGCGCTACTGATGACATTAAAGATGCCTTCATTACTCAGGCACAGGAGCAACAAATAGAGCTGTTGGAAATCCCAGAGCACTCAGACATCAAGCAG ATTGCACAGCCAGGAGCAGCATATTTTTATGTTGAACTTGACACAGGAGAGAAACTTTTCCacagaattaaaaagaattttcctttgcagtttggaag GGAGGTCCTGGCTAGTGAAGCTATCCTTAATATTCCTGACAAGTCTGACTGGAGGCAGTGTCAGATCagcaaggaagaggaggagacccTGGCTCGTCACTTCCGGAAAGACTTTGAGCCCTTTGACTTCACTCTGGATGACTGA